One region of Roseicitreum antarcticum genomic DNA includes:
- a CDS encoding Gfo/Idh/MocA family protein, whose amino-acid sequence MDKIRLGMVGGGKDAFIGGVHRIAARIDGQFDLVAGALSSTPEKSRDSGQALGLSPDRCYGSYAEMANAEAARPDGIQAVSIVTPNHMHAGPAIEFLKHGIHVICDKPLAATMEQAEELATAVGQAKALFILTHNYTGYPMIRQARAMVAAGDLGALRVVQVEYPQDWLTEASELTGDNKQAEWRTDPARSGAGGCIGDIGSHAHNLACFVSGLKVESLAADLQTFVPGRRVDDNAHMLLRFGGGVRGMLWASQVAPGCENGLRLRVFGEKGGLEWAQEDPNYLWFTPFGEPKRLLTRAGAGAGDAANAVSRIPGGHPEGYLEGFANIYAGAADAIRAADAGQAPDLSLLPGLDAGLDGMRFIAAAIRSSNDNAAWVSL is encoded by the coding sequence ATGGATAAAATTCGTCTTGGAATGGTCGGCGGCGGCAAGGATGCCTTTATCGGTGGTGTGCACCGCATCGCCGCGCGCATCGACGGGCAGTTCGATCTGGTGGCCGGGGCGCTTTCCTCGACGCCCGAGAAATCGCGCGATAGCGGGCAGGCGCTGGGCCTTTCGCCGGACCGCTGCTATGGCAGCTACGCCGAAATGGCCAACGCCGAGGCTGCGCGCCCGGACGGCATTCAGGCCGTGTCCATCGTTACGCCAAACCACATGCATGCCGGGCCTGCGATCGAATTCCTCAAACACGGCATCCATGTCATCTGCGACAAGCCGCTGGCCGCCACGATGGAGCAGGCCGAAGAACTGGCCACGGCGGTCGGTCAGGCAAAGGCGCTGTTTATCCTCACGCATAATTACACCGGCTATCCGATGATCCGTCAGGCGCGTGCCATGGTCGCGGCGGGTGATCTGGGCGCGCTGCGTGTCGTGCAGGTGGAATACCCGCAGGACTGGCTGACCGAGGCGTCCGAGTTGACAGGGGACAACAAACAGGCCGAATGGCGCACCGACCCCGCACGGTCGGGCGCGGGCGGCTGCATCGGCGACATTGGCAGCCATGCGCACAATCTTGCGTGCTTCGTCAGCGGTTTGAAGGTCGAAAGCCTTGCCGCCGATCTGCAAACCTTCGTGCCCGGGCGCCGGGTTGATGACAATGCGCACATGCTGTTGCGCTTTGGCGGTGGGGTGCGCGGCATGCTCTGGGCGTCTCAGGTCGCGCCGGGCTGCGAAAACGGCCTGCGTCTGCGGGTTTTCGGCGAAAAGGGCGGGCTGGAATGGGCGCAGGAGGACCCGAATTACCTGTGGTTCACCCCGTTTGGCGAACCCAAGCGCCTGCTGACCCGGGCCGGGGCAGGGGCGGGCGACGCGGCCAATGCCGTTTCGCGCATCCCCGGCGGCCACCCAGAGGGGTATCTGGAAGGTTTCGCCAATATCTACGCGGGGGCAGCTGACGCCATCCGTGCGGCGGATGCCGGGCAGGCCCCTGACCTGTCGCTGTTGCCCGGGCTTGATGCGGGGCTGGACGGCATGCGCTTCATCGCCGCCGCGATCCGGTCCTCGAACGACAACGCGGCATGGGTATCGCTGTGA
- the xylB gene encoding xylulokinase: protein MYLGLDLGTSGLRALLIDAGQRIIGSASAELSVARPHPGWSEQPPGDWIAAAETAVAGLRAAHPTEFAAIRGIGLSGQMHGATLYDKADQPLSPSILWNDTRAAAEAAELDAQPDFRALTGNIVFPGFTAPKLVWVARHEPEIFRQTACVLLPKDALRLWLTGDRVSEMSDASGTSWLDVGARDWSDTLLDATGLTRDQMPGLVEGSEPSGQLRADLRAQWGLTGPVTVAGGAGDNAASAIGMGMVHAGQAFVSLGTSGVLFAANDAFSPRPESAVHAFCHALPGRWHQMGVILSATDALNWHARICGMDAAALDREVGTTLQPPGGVTFLPYLSGERTPHNDARIRGAFAGLGHEADRPALTRAVMEGVAFALADNLAALRAAGADIARVTAVGGGSQSDYWLKAIATALDMPVDLPARGDFGAAFGAARLGLMAATGATPDTVCTPPPTDRTIMPEPKLRAAFQDAHARFRRLYEVLA, encoded by the coding sequence ATGTACCTCGGGCTTGATCTGGGCACCTCGGGCCTGCGCGCGCTGCTGATCGACGCGGGGCAGCGCATCATCGGCTCGGCCAGCGCCGAGTTGTCGGTTGCGCGCCCGCATCCCGGCTGGTCGGAACAACCGCCGGGCGACTGGATCGCGGCGGCCGAAACTGCGGTTGCGGGGCTGAGGGCCGCGCACCCCACGGAATTCGCCGCCATTCGGGGCATCGGCCTCTCGGGCCAGATGCACGGTGCGACGCTCTATGACAAGGCGGACCAGCCGCTGAGCCCCTCGATCTTGTGGAACGACACCCGCGCCGCCGCCGAGGCCGCCGAACTGGACGCCCAGCCCGATTTTCGCGCCCTGACCGGCAACATCGTCTTTCCCGGCTTCACCGCGCCGAAACTCGTCTGGGTCGCGCGGCATGAACCCGAGATCTTTCGTCAGACCGCCTGTGTCTTGTTGCCGAAGGACGCGCTGCGCCTGTGGCTGACCGGCGACCGGGTGTCGGAAATGTCCGATGCCTCGGGCACCAGTTGGCTGGATGTCGGCGCGCGCGACTGGTCCGACACGCTGCTGGACGCGACCGGCCTGACCCGCGATCAGATGCCGGGGCTGGTCGAAGGGTCCGAACCCTCGGGGCAGCTGCGCGCCGACCTGCGCGCGCAATGGGGGCTGACCGGCCCAGTTACCGTTGCGGGCGGGGCAGGCGACAACGCCGCATCCGCCATCGGCATGGGCATGGTGCACGCCGGTCAGGCCTTTGTGTCACTGGGAACCTCGGGCGTGCTCTTTGCCGCCAATGACGCTTTCAGCCCGCGCCCTGAAAGCGCGGTGCATGCGTTTTGCCACGCGCTGCCCGGGCGCTGGCACCAGATGGGGGTGATCTTGTCGGCCACCGATGCGCTGAACTGGCACGCCAGGATCTGCGGCATGGATGCCGCCGCGCTCGACCGCGAGGTAGGGACCACCCTGCAACCGCCCGGCGGCGTGACCTTCCTGCCCTACCTATCGGGCGAACGCACGCCGCATAACGACGCGCGCATCCGGGGCGCTTTCGCCGGTCTGGGGCACGAGGCGGACCGCCCCGCCCTGACCCGCGCGGTAATGGAGGGCGTGGCCTTCGCACTGGCCGACAACCTTGCGGCGCTGCGCGCGGCCGGGGCGGACATCGCGCGGGTGACGGCGGTGGGCGGCGGATCGCAGTCGGATTACTGGCTCAAGGCGATTGCGACCGCCCTCGACATGCCCGTCGACCTGCCCGCGCGCGGCGATTTCGGCGCGGCCTTCGGCGCTGCCCGGCTGGGCCTGATGGCGGCCACCGGAGCCACCCCCGATACGGTATGCACGCCGCCCCCGACCGACCGCACGATCATGCCCGAACCAAAGCTGCGCGCGGCCTTCCAGGACGCGCATGCCCGCTTCAGGCGGCTCTACGAAGTGCTGGCCTGA
- a CDS encoding 50S ribosomal protein L25/general stress protein Ctc — protein MAGEIPDLQAAVRTGTGKGAARQARREHLVPGIVYGGGVDPQPLNFEYNYLIKNLKAGRFLSTLFNLKVEGQDDVRVICRGVQRDVVKGLPTHVDLMRLRRTSRINLFINVEFINHEQCPGLKRGGTLTVVRSEVELKVTASDIPEKLIVDLTGLEIGDVIHISNIELPAGTRATVDRDFVIGNVTAPRGLKAEGAEDEAEDAEEEA, from the coding sequence ATGGCTGGTGAGATCCCTGATCTTCAAGCTGCGGTACGGACGGGGACAGGCAAGGGGGCCGCTCGTCAAGCTCGTCGTGAGCACCTTGTACCCGGTATCGTTTATGGCGGCGGCGTCGACCCGCAACCGCTGAATTTTGAATACAACTACCTGATCAAGAACCTGAAAGCAGGCCGCTTTCTGTCGACCCTGTTCAACCTGAAGGTTGAAGGCCAGGACGACGTGCGGGTGATCTGCCGTGGTGTGCAGCGCGATGTCGTCAAGGGTCTGCCGACCCATGTCGACCTGATGCGCCTGCGCCGTACCAGCCGGATCAACCTGTTCATCAACGTGGAATTCATCAACCACGAACAATGTCCCGGCCTGAAACGCGGCGGCACGCTGACCGTCGTGCGGTCCGAAGTCGAACTGAAAGTCACCGCGTCCGACATCCCCGAGAAACTGATCGTCGATCTGACGGGCCTCGAAATCGGTGATGTGATTCACATCTCGAACATCGAGCTTCCGGCCGGCACCCGCGCGACCGTGGACCGTGATTTCGTGATCGGCAACGTCACCGCACCGCGCGGCCTGAAGGCCGAGGGTGCCGAGGATGAAGCCGAGGATGCCGAAGAAGAAGCGTGA
- the xylA gene encoding xylose isomerase yields the protein MSGYFSDIAPVSYDPQAEGLAFRHYNPDEVILGKPMAENLRFAVAYWHSFCWEGGDPFGGRTFDRPWFPADTMALAEARADAAFDFFRILGVPYFCFHDHDVRPEGATLAESHDRLNRIADVFAQKMAAGGPKLLWGTANLFSNRRYMSGAATNPDPDVFAYSASTVRTVLEVTHRLGGENYVLWGGREGYETLLNTDMKQERLQAGRFLSMVVEHKHKIGFKGTILIEPKPQEPTKHQYDYDVATVYGFLKDFGLEGEVKVNIEQGHAILAGHSFEHELALAGALGILGSIDMNRNDYQSGWDTDQFPNNVPETALAYYEILRAGGFTTGGTNFDAKLRRQSLDAEDLVAAHVGAMDVCARGFKAAAQMLQEDRLEGLRRARYAGWQHPDAQAMLAPGASLSAIADSADARGIDPQPVSGRQEILENLVNRYV from the coding sequence TTGAGCGGATATTTCAGCGATATCGCCCCCGTCAGCTATGACCCGCAGGCTGAAGGGCTGGCTTTCCGGCACTACAACCCTGATGAGGTTATTCTGGGCAAACCGATGGCCGAAAATCTGCGCTTTGCCGTGGCCTATTGGCACAGTTTTTGCTGGGAGGGCGGCGATCCGTTTGGTGGGCGCACCTTTGACCGCCCGTGGTTTCCCGCCGACACCATGGCGCTGGCCGAAGCGCGCGCCGATGCCGCCTTTGACTTCTTCCGCATCCTGGGCGTGCCGTATTTCTGCTTTCATGACCATGACGTGCGCCCCGAAGGCGCGACGCTGGCCGAAAGCCACGACCGGCTGAACCGCATTGCCGATGTCTTCGCGCAGAAGATGGCGGCAGGCGGGCCAAAACTGCTCTGGGGCACCGCCAACCTGTTCAGCAACCGCCGCTACATGTCAGGTGCCGCAACCAACCCCGACCCCGATGTCTTCGCCTATTCGGCTTCCACCGTGCGCACGGTGCTGGAGGTGACGCACCGGCTGGGTGGCGAAAACTACGTCCTGTGGGGCGGGCGCGAGGGGTATGAAACCCTGCTCAACACCGACATGAAGCAAGAACGCCTTCAGGCTGGGCGCTTCCTCAGCATGGTGGTAGAGCATAAGCACAAGATCGGCTTCAAGGGCACCATCTTGATCGAACCCAAACCGCAAGAGCCCACCAAGCATCAGTACGATTACGATGTCGCCACGGTCTACGGCTTCCTGAAGGATTTCGGGCTGGAGGGCGAGGTGAAGGTCAACATCGAACAGGGCCACGCCATTCTTGCCGGGCATTCGTTTGAACATGAACTGGCGCTGGCGGGCGCGCTGGGCATCCTTGGCTCCATCGACATGAACCGCAACGATTACCAATCGGGCTGGGACACCGATCAGTTTCCCAACAACGTGCCGGAAACTGCGCTGGCCTATTATGAGATCCTGCGCGCCGGGGGCTTCACGACTGGCGGCACCAATTTCGACGCGAAACTGCGGCGGCAATCGCTGGATGCCGAGGATCTGGTCGCGGCCCATGTCGGCGCGATGGACGTGTGTGCGCGCGGCTTCAAGGCGGCAGCCCAGATGCTTCAGGAGGATCGGCTGGAAGGGCTGCGGCGCGCCCGCTACGCGGGGTGGCAGCACCCCGATGCGCAGGCGATGCTGGCACCGGGCGCCAGCCTGAGCGCCATTGCCGACAGCGCCGATGCGCGCGGCATCGACCCGCAGCCTGTGTCAGGACGGCAGGAAATACTGGAAAATCTCGTCAATCGTTACGTCTGA
- a CDS encoding sugar ABC transporter ATP-binding protein gives MSTPILALSQVSRSFGPIEVLHSVDIALHPGRVHALIGENGAGKSTMMKIMTGYQPPSAGRVLLDGAPVTFTDMGQAEAQGISLIHQEFNLAEQLTVEQNIFLGAELRRGWLLDKAAMRAKSRELLARLRCDVDPLSVISTLSNSDKQMVEIAKALLRDTRILIMDEPTAVLTRTETEVLLEQVRALRDHGTAVLFTSHKLDEVSAIADDLTIMRDGAVVWSGPARDMDEHQMAEAMVGREISTLYPPKTATQGALALEVEGFRVPGFAQDIGFTLRKGEILGVAGLMGSGRTETFEGLAGLRPGHGVVRIDGAPVTIRHPWEALAMGLAYLTEDRKTRGLLLQKGLGENLTLQALHRFSNWLLDKRAEDAALTRAVADFDIRGSRDVDVGSLSGGNQQKLLFAKIMLSDPGILVIDEPTRGIDIGTKQQMYQFIRKLAAEGRAIIVISSEMQEVIGLADRVLVMRQGRIAGELAGPEMTEDAIVRLAMGVGAAAPATGNRQKETSE, from the coding sequence GTGAGCACACCCATCCTCGCCCTCTCGCAGGTCAGCCGCAGCTTTGGTCCCATCGAGGTGCTGCACAGCGTCGATATCGCGCTGCACCCGGGCCGGGTCCATGCGCTGATCGGCGAGAATGGCGCGGGCAAATCCACGATGATGAAGATCATGACGGGCTATCAGCCGCCCAGCGCCGGCCGCGTGCTGCTGGACGGCGCGCCCGTCACCTTCACTGACATGGGCCAGGCCGAGGCGCAGGGGATTTCCCTGATCCATCAGGAATTCAACCTCGCCGAACAACTGACCGTGGAACAAAACATCTTTCTGGGCGCGGAATTGCGGCGCGGCTGGTTACTGGACAAGGCCGCGATGCGCGCGAAATCGCGCGAATTGCTGGCCCGGCTGCGCTGCGACGTGGACCCGCTCAGCGTCATCTCCACGCTGTCGAATTCCGACAAGCAGATGGTGGAAATCGCCAAGGCCCTGCTGCGTGACACCCGCATCTTGATCATGGACGAACCCACCGCCGTGCTGACCCGCACGGAAACCGAGGTTTTGCTGGAACAGGTGCGCGCCCTGCGCGACCACGGCACGGCGGTGCTGTTCACCTCGCACAAGCTCGACGAAGTTTCGGCCATTGCCGATGATCTGACCATCATGCGCGACGGCGCGGTCGTCTGGTCGGGGCCCGCCCGCGACATGGACGAACACCAGATGGCCGAGGCGATGGTGGGCCGCGAAATCTCGACCCTCTACCCCCCCAAGACCGCCACCCAAGGCGCGCTGGCGCTGGAGGTTGAGGGTTTTCGCGTGCCCGGCTTTGCGCAAGACATCGGCTTCACCCTGCGCAAGGGAGAGATCCTGGGCGTCGCGGGCCTCATGGGCTCGGGCCGGACCGAGACGTTCGAGGGGTTGGCGGGCCTGCGCCCCGGGCACGGCGTCGTGCGCATTGACGGCGCGCCCGTCACCATCCGCCATCCGTGGGAAGCGCTGGCCATGGGCCTTGCCTACCTGACCGAAGACCGCAAGACCCGGGGCCTGTTGCTGCAAAAGGGTCTGGGCGAAAACCTGACCCTGCAGGCGCTGCACCGCTTTTCCAACTGGCTTTTGGACAAGCGTGCCGAGGACGCCGCCCTGACCCGGGCCGTGGCCGATTTCGACATTCGCGGCAGCCGCGATGTCGATGTGGGCAGCCTGTCGGGTGGCAACCAGCAAAAACTGCTGTTTGCAAAGATCATGCTGTCCGATCCCGGCATCCTGGTGATCGACGAACCCACGCGCGGCATCGACATCGGCACCAAGCAGCAGATGTACCAGTTCATTCGCAAACTGGCCGCCGAGGGCCGCGCGATCATTGTCATCTCGTCCGAGATGCAAGAGGTCATTGGCCTTGCCGACCGCGTGCTGGTCATGCGCCAGGGTCGGATCGCGGGTGAACTCGCCGGGCCGGAAATGACCGAAGATGCCATCGTGCGCCTTGCCATGGGGGTCGGCGCGGCCGCTCCGGCGACAGGCAACCGCCAGAAGGAAACCTCTGAATGA
- a CDS encoding FkbM family methyltransferase: MPAFTLNDITLEIPAECLGKNVTAALQKGTFEHGEARALSSQLLPGDRLLELGSGTGYLACLAARIIGGKAITGVEAFPRMAEVARANLARNKVAGAQILWGAAVPDTYAGAKVSFSARQEFWGSSIVGNWADAAPETQEVPALKIGPLLDGSRATVLSCDIEGGELALFDQPLPDRLRMVIMEIHPRIYGNAGTKRIFDALSRNGLTYYPYGSQGPVVVFQRV; the protein is encoded by the coding sequence GTGCCCGCCTTCACGCTGAACGACATCACCCTGGAGATCCCGGCGGAATGCCTTGGCAAAAACGTCACGGCCGCGCTGCAAAAGGGCACCTTCGAGCATGGCGAGGCGCGCGCGCTGTCCAGCCAGCTGCTGCCCGGCGACCGATTGCTGGAACTGGGATCGGGCACGGGCTACCTGGCCTGTCTGGCCGCGCGGATCATCGGCGGCAAGGCGATCACCGGGGTCGAGGCCTTTCCCCGCATGGCCGAGGTGGCGCGCGCCAATCTGGCCCGCAACAAGGTGGCGGGCGCGCAGATCCTGTGGGGGGCGGCGGTGCCCGACACCTATGCCGGGGCCAAGGTCAGCTTCAGCGCGCGGCAGGAATTCTGGGGGTCCTCCATCGTGGGGAACTGGGCCGACGCGGCCCCTGAGACGCAAGAAGTCCCCGCGCTGAAGATCGGCCCGCTGCTGGATGGCAGCCGGGCCACGGTGCTGTCGTGCGATATCGAGGGCGGCGAGCTGGCGCTGTTTGACCAGCCGCTGCCCGACCGGCTGCGCATGGTCATCATGGAAATCCATCCCCGGATCTATGGCAATGCCGGGACCAAACGCATCTTCGATGCGCTGTCGCGCAACGGGCTGACCTATTACCCCTACGGATCGCAGGGCCCGGTGGTGGTGTTTCAGCGGGTCTGA
- a CDS encoding ABC transporter permease, whose protein sequence is MNTSAKAPRKVSMGVIGPILALILLVIAGALMNSNFLDWNNISNVLARSAFIGIIAVGMTFVITAGGLDLSVGSMAAFIAGLMILVMNTALPVLGVGIPIVLLGMAVALLAGIVAGLLNGILITRLGIEAFIVTLGSMGIYRSLVTWLADGGTLSLDFTLRTFYQPVYYGGIFGVSWPIIVFALVVVVGEVLMRATAFGRHCAAIGSNDQVARYSAVRVARVRLLTYVMLGLLVGVATIMYVPRLGSASSATGLLWELEAIAAVIVGGTVLKGGFGRVWGTVIGVLILTLIGNILNLTDFVSPYLNGAIQGAIIILAVILQRGRKPGL, encoded by the coding sequence ATGAACACAAGTGCAAAAGCGCCGCGCAAGGTATCGATGGGCGTGATCGGCCCGATCCTCGCACTGATACTCCTCGTGATCGCGGGCGCGCTGATGAATTCCAACTTTCTGGATTGGAACAATATCTCGAACGTGCTTGCGCGCTCGGCCTTCATCGGGATCATTGCCGTGGGCATGACCTTTGTGATTACCGCAGGCGGGCTGGATCTTTCGGTAGGGTCCATGGCCGCCTTTATCGCGGGGCTGATGATCTTGGTGATGAACACGGCGCTGCCGGTGCTGGGCGTGGGCATTCCCATCGTGCTTCTGGGCATGGCGGTGGCGCTGCTGGCGGGCATCGTGGCCGGGTTGCTCAACGGCATCTTGATCACCCGACTGGGGATCGAGGCGTTCATCGTCACGCTGGGGTCCATGGGGATCTACCGCAGCCTTGTCACTTGGCTTGCCGATGGCGGCACGCTCAGCCTCGATTTCACGCTGCGCACCTTTTATCAGCCGGTCTATTACGGCGGCATCTTCGGCGTGTCCTGGCCCATCATCGTCTTCGCGCTGGTGGTTGTGGTGGGTGAGGTCTTGATGCGTGCCACTGCCTTTGGCCGCCACTGCGCCGCCATCGGGTCGAACGATCAGGTCGCGCGCTATTCTGCCGTGCGGGTCGCGCGGGTGCGGCTGCTGACCTATGTGATGCTGGGTCTGCTGGTTGGGGTGGCCACCATCATGTACGTCCCGCGCCTTGGCTCGGCATCGTCCGCCACCGGGCTCTTGTGGGAGTTGGAGGCGATTGCCGCCGTCATCGTCGGCGGCACCGTGCTGAAGGGGGGCTTTGGCCGGGTCTGGGGGACCGTGATCGGCGTGCTGATCCTGACCCTGATCGGCAACATCCTCAACCTGACCGATTTCGTTTCGCCTTACCTGAATGGCGCCATTCAGGGGGCAATCATCATTCTCGCTGTTATCTTGCAGCGGGGGCGTAAGCCGGGTCTGTGA
- a CDS encoding LacI family DNA-binding transcriptional regulator has product MRKPTLQDVARVAGVSYATADRVLNARGGVAQKSASRVQEAIETLGYERDLHAANLSRRRVYQFRFLLPKADHSFFHALRAAVDEQQAARRVDRILITVTEVPALDPEALAEALESPDLSCDCLAVVATEAPRITKAIAALRERGIAVVTLVGDAAPEARAAYVGINNVVAGATSGRLMRLAHFVRPGCILPVLGALSARDHRERLEGAHAVLTEGGAGLRVLPALCVHDRPDLMRTGVIRALMETPEITGIYSIGAGNRGLIEVVGAMTGPRPFIVAHELTPTTRAGLEQGLIDAVIDQKPAQEVATAIDVMKALADGRDWQDPARDIIPTIFLADNLPQCGSKGETS; this is encoded by the coding sequence ATGCGCAAGCCAACATTGCAAGATGTTGCCCGGGTTGCGGGTGTCAGCTACGCAACCGCCGACCGTGTGCTGAATGCGCGCGGTGGGGTGGCGCAGAAATCCGCATCGCGCGTGCAGGAAGCCATTGAAACCTTGGGGTATGAGCGTGATCTCCACGCCGCCAACCTGTCGCGGCGCCGGGTCTATCAGTTCCGCTTCTTGTTGCCGAAAGCCGACCACAGCTTCTTCCATGCCCTGCGCGCTGCGGTCGATGAGCAGCAGGCCGCGCGCCGGGTCGATCGTATCTTGATTACCGTCACCGAAGTGCCCGCCCTCGACCCCGAGGCGCTGGCCGAGGCGCTCGAATCCCCCGATCTTTCCTGCGATTGCCTGGCTGTCGTCGCGACCGAAGCGCCGCGCATCACCAAGGCCATCGCCGCGCTGCGCGAACGCGGCATTGCCGTTGTCACACTGGTCGGTGATGCCGCGCCTGAGGCCCGTGCGGCCTATGTCGGCATCAACAATGTTGTCGCGGGCGCCACATCGGGGCGGCTGATGCGCCTTGCGCATTTCGTGCGCCCTGGCTGTATCTTGCCGGTGCTGGGCGCGCTCAGCGCGCGCGATCACCGCGAACGCCTGGAAGGCGCGCACGCCGTGCTGACCGAAGGCGGCGCGGGGCTGCGGGTGTTGCCCGCGCTTTGCGTCCATGACCGGCCCGACCTGATGCGCACGGGGGTGATCCGCGCCTTGATGGAAACCCCGGAAATCACAGGCATTTATTCCATCGGCGCAGGTAATCGCGGACTGATCGAGGTGGTCGGCGCCATGACCGGCCCGCGCCCCTTCATCGTGGCGCACGAACTGACGCCCACCACCCGCGCCGGGCTGGAGCAGGGGTTGATCGACGCCGTGATCGACCAGAAACCTGCGCAAGAGGTCGCGACTGCGATTGACGTGATGAAGGCCCTCGCCGATGGCCGCGACTGGCAGGACCCGGCACGCGACATCATTCCCACCATTTTCTTGGCCGATAACTTGCCTCAGTGCGGCAGCAAAGGAGAGACATCTTGA
- a CDS encoding ABC transporter substrate-binding protein — protein MKRLISALALSTALVSPAFAQETKVIGVSIPAATHGWAGGMNYFAQAAITRLEATYPELDFVLSTASDPSRQVNDIEDMLATRNIDALVVLPFESEPLTGPVQAVADAGVWVTVVDRGLSVEGIEDLYVAGDNPGFGRVSGEYMASQMPDGGDIVVLRGIPTTIDNERVAGFEEAIEGSGINILGMEHGNWNRDTSFTVMQDFLSRHENIDAVWASDDDMAIGVLAAIEAAGRDDIQFVLGGAGMKEMIQRAMEGDSMIPANVTYPPSMIASAIEVTALGMVSQTPVSGEFIIGSVLVTQENAEEFYYPDSPF, from the coding sequence ATGAAACGTCTGATATCCGCACTTGCCCTGTCCACCGCGCTGGTGTCCCCGGCATTCGCGCAAGAAACCAAGGTCATCGGGGTTTCGATCCCGGCCGCGACCCATGGCTGGGCCGGTGGCATGAACTATTTCGCGCAGGCCGCGATCACCCGGCTGGAAGCGACCTATCCGGAACTGGATTTCGTGCTGTCCACTGCATCGGACCCCTCGCGTCAGGTCAATGACATCGAGGACATGCTGGCCACCCGCAACATCGACGCGCTGGTGGTGCTGCCGTTCGAATCCGAACCCCTGACCGGCCCGGTGCAGGCCGTGGCCGATGCGGGCGTCTGGGTGACGGTTGTGGACCGTGGCCTGTCGGTCGAAGGCATCGAAGATCTGTATGTCGCGGGCGACAACCCCGGCTTTGGCCGCGTGTCGGGTGAATACATGGCGTCGCAGATGCCCGATGGCGGTGACATCGTGGTGCTGCGCGGCATCCCCACCACCATCGACAACGAGCGCGTTGCCGGGTTCGAGGAAGCGATCGAAGGCTCGGGCATCAACATCCTGGGCATGGAGCACGGCAACTGGAACCGCGACACCTCGTTTACGGTGATGCAAGACTTCCTGTCGCGCCATGAAAACATCGACGCCGTCTGGGCATCTGATGATGACATGGCCATCGGCGTTCTGGCCGCGATCGAGGCCGCGGGCCGCGATGACATCCAGTTCGTTCTGGGCGGTGCCGGCATGAAAGAGATGATCCAGCGCGCCATGGAAGGCGACAGCATGATCCCTGCCAACGTGACCTATCCGCCCTCGATGATCGCCTCGGCGATCGAGGTGACGGCGCTGGGCATGGTCTCGCAGACCCCCGTCTCGGGTGAATTCATCATCGGCTCGGTGCTCGTCACCCAGGAAAATGCCGAAGAATTCTACTACCCCGACAGCCCGTTCTGA
- a CDS encoding sugar phosphate isomerase/epimerase family protein: protein MKTIKGPALFLAQFAGDEAPFNSWDSITKWAADCGYKGVQVPSWDARLIDLARAAESRDYCDEFKGVARANGVEVTELSTHLQGQLVAVHPAFDEAFDGFAAPEVRGNPKARQAWAVDQMKLALTASRNMGLTAQAAFSGALAWPFIYPWPQRPAGLVEAAFDELARRWLPILDHAEDCGVDICYEIHPGEDLHDGISYEMFLERVGNHARANMLYDPSHYILQCLDYLDNIDIYKDRIRMFHVKDAEFNPTGRQGVYGGFQSWVNRAGRFRSPGDGQVDFGAVFSKMAANDFDGWAVVEWECALKHPEDGAREGAQFVRSHIIRVTEKAFDDFAGGGTDEAANRRMLGI from the coding sequence ATGAAGACGATCAAGGGACCGGCCCTGTTTCTGGCCCAGTTTGCCGGGGATGAGGCCCCGTTCAACAGCTGGGACAGCATCACCAAATGGGCAGCGGACTGCGGCTACAAGGGCGTGCAGGTGCCATCGTGGGATGCGCGGCTGATCGACCTGGCCCGCGCCGCCGAAAGCCGCGATTATTGCGATGAATTCAAGGGCGTCGCGCGCGCCAACGGGGTCGAGGTGACAGAGCTTTCGACCCACCTGCAAGGCCAGCTTGTCGCCGTGCACCCCGCCTTTGATGAGGCATTTGACGGCTTTGCCGCACCCGAAGTGCGCGGCAACCCAAAGGCACGGCAGGCATGGGCGGTAGACCAGATGAAGCTGGCGCTCACCGCGTCGCGCAACATGGGGCTGACCGCGCAGGCAGCGTTCTCGGGCGCGCTGGCCTGGCCCTTCATCTATCCCTGGCCACAGCGCCCTGCCGGTCTGGTCGAGGCCGCGTTTGACGAACTCGCGCGCCGCTGGCTGCCCATCCTCGACCATGCCGAGGATTGCGGCGTGGACATCTGCTATGAAATCCATCCCGGCGAAGACCTGCACGATGGCATCAGCTATGAGATGTTCCTTGAACGCGTCGGCAATCACGCACGGGCAAACATGCTCTACGACCCGTCGCACTACATCTTGCAATGCCTTGATTATCTTGACAACATTGACATCTACAAAGACCGCATCCGCATGTTCCACGTCAAGGATGCCGAATTCAATCCCACGGGGCGGCAAGGCGTCTATGGCGGCTTTCAGTCCTGGGTCAACCGGGCAGGGCGCTTCCGCAGCCCGGGCGACGGGCAGGTGGATTTCGGCGCGGTGTTCTCCAAGATGGCGGCCAATGACTTTGACGGCTGGGCTGTGGTCGAATGGGAATGCGCCCTCAAACATCCCGAAGACGGCGCGCGCGAAGGCGCGCAATTCGTGCGCTCTCACATCATCCGGGTCACGGAAAAGGCGTTCGACGATTTCGCGGGCGGCGGGACGGATGAAGCCGCCAACCGCCGTATGCTGGGGATATGA